DNA sequence from the bacterium genome:
CGGCGGTGCGCATCGTGCTCGCCGATCCCGCCGGCTCGGCGCTCTACCACTACTACGCGCACGGCACGCTCAAGGCCGAGGGCGATTCGATCACCGAGGGCATCGGCCAGGGCCGCATCACCGCCAATCTCGAGGGGGCGCCGATCGACGAGGCCCTGCAGGTGAGCGACGCCGAGGCGGTGCAGGTGGTGTTCGACCTGCTCGCCGAGGAAGGATTGTGCGTCGGCGGCTCCTCGGGCATCAACGTCGCCGGCGCCGTCCGCGTCGCCCGCGCCCTCGGGCCGGGGCACGTCGTGGTCACCGTGCTCTGCGACTACGGCACCCGCTACCAGAGCAAGCTGTTCAATCCCGAGCTCCTGCGAGCGCGGCACCTGCCGGTGCCGCCATGGCTCGCGGGCGATCGGCCACCGGCAGAGGAGCACGGCGCATGATCGCGGTCACCGGATCTGGGTCTGGCATCGGCGCCGCCATCGCGGCGCGGCTGCGGCGCGACGGCGCGGAGGTCATCGGGGTCGATCTGCGCGGCGCCGAGGTGATCGCGGATCTGTCGACGGCGGCCGGCCGCGCGGCGGCGATCGAGGCCATCCGGGCGCGCGCCGGCGCGGCGCTCGACGGCCTGGTCGCCTGCGCCGGCCTCGGACCGCACGTCAGCGATCATCCGGCGATCGCCTCGGTCAACTACTTCGGCGCCCAGGTGCTGCTCGAGGCGCTGCGGCCGCTGCTGGCGCGCGCCGCGCGGCCGGCGGCGGTGGCGATCTCGTCCAACTCGACGACCATCCCCGGCGCCGAGTCGCCGCTGGTCGACCTGTGCCTCGGGGGCGACGAGGCGGCGACGCGCGCGCTGGCGGCGACGCTGCCGGGGCAGATGGTGTACGCCGGCTCGAAGCTGGCGCTGACGCGCTGGCTGCGGCGGGTCGCGCCGAGCCCCGAGTGGGCCGGCGCCGGCATCCGGCTGAACGCCGTCGCCGCCGGCCCGGTGCAGACGCCGCTGCTGCAGGGCGGCCTGGAGCATCCGATCTACGGTCCGGCGATCCGCGGTTTCCCGGTGCCGACCGGCGGCCCGGGCACGCCGGACGACATCGCCGCCGCGGTCGCGTTCCTGCTCGGCCCCGAGGCGCGCTACATCTGCGGCAGCGTGCTGTTCGTCGACGGCGGCACCGACGCGCTGATCCGCGGGCCGCAGTACTGATCCCGGCGGGATCTGCGGGACCCGAGCGCTCGCGGCCCCGTGCCCGACGACCAGCGAACCGCCATCGCTGCCGCCTCACTGCCCCCACCGACCGCGGGTGGACCGCCGCGGCCGCAGTTCCTCACGCGCCGCAGCCGGCCAGCGCCGCGTTGACGGCGCGCACCAGCTCGTTGACGGCGACGGCGCCGTCGCCATCGGCGTCGAACACCGGGCAGTCGTCCACCGGCGCGTTGCCGAGGGCGATGCCGACGCCGCGGATCAGCTCGTTGATGGCGACGCTGCCGTCGCCATCGCAATCGCCGGCGCAGCGCGGCCGCTCGCTGGCGGTGGGCAGCGGCGTCGCCGTGTCCACCGCCGTCGCCGTCGCCGGGTCCTCCGGGGTCGCGGTGGCCACCGGCGTCGGGGTCGCCGTGTCCACCGGCGTCGGCGTGACCGTGCACACCGCGCCGCTGCAGCCGCGCCGCGGATCGCACTGCTGACAGGCGTCGCAGACCCGCGGCGGGCCGCCGGCACAGAGGCCGCCGCGGCAGGCGTCGTCGCGGCTGCAGAGGTCGCCGTCGTCGCATTCGGTGCCGTCGTCGACCACCGCGTCGTCGGGACAGACGCCGCTGTCGCCGCCGCACGCATCGGCGACGTCGCACTCGCCGCGGCTGGGGCGGCAGATCGAGCCGGCGGCGCGGAAGCGGCAATCGACCGCGCAACACGAACCGGGCGCGCCGTTGGCGGCGCCGCGGTCGCATTCCTCGCCCGCATCGATCGACCCGTTGCCGCAGCTCACGGCGGTGAGGCGGAGGGCGAAGACGCCGCCGCCGGCGGTGCCGGCGTAGACGTTGCGGCCGTCGTCCGGGTCGATCGCGATGGTGGTCGACCGCGCCGTCAGACCGTTGTTCACCCCGACCCAGGAGTCGCCGCCGTCGCGGCTGAGCAGCGCGCCCAGCGAGCCGGCCGCCCAGACGCGGCGCGGATCGCTGGGGTCGATGGCGAGGGCGGTGATCGCCGCGCCGCTCACCTGCCCACCGGGCGGTCCGGCGCTCG
Encoded proteins:
- a CDS encoding SDR family oxidoreductase yields the protein MARGRSATGRGARRMIAVTGSGSGIGAAIAARLRRDGAEVIGVDLRGAEVIADLSTAAGRAAAIEAIRARAGAALDGLVACAGLGPHVSDHPAIASVNYFGAQVLLEALRPLLARAARPAAVAISSNSTTIPGAESPLVDLCLGGDEAATRALAATLPGQMVYAGSKLALTRWLRRVAPSPEWAGAGIRLNAVAAGPVQTPLLQGGLEHPIYGPAIRGFPVPTGGPGTPDDIAAAVAFLLGPEARYICGSVLFVDGGTDALIRGPQY